In Candidatus Omnitrophota bacterium, a single window of DNA contains:
- a CDS encoding WbqC family protein yields the protein MIVTIHQPEHLPWLGFFHKLNMAETYVVLDNVQYRRRYFQNRNKIRTKNGWKWIGISLIKEARDNLLIKDVKIFKEDIEWRSDNLKTVHQSYSKAKYFDFFWPEFQKIYSSDYDHLIDLNIAFIKLILKKLGIVREVILASQLNVDGEKGDLIFNITKTLNAKTYVSGISGKDYLDMKKFSENGIKVIIQEFHHPVYSQLLTPFLPCMSVIDLLFNYGPGSLDIINGIGVPILEEVFL from the coding sequence ATGATTGTTACTATTCATCAGCCGGAACATCTGCCTTGGCTGGGGTTTTTTCACAAGCTCAATATGGCTGAAACTTACGTTGTCCTTGATAACGTTCAGTATCGCCGCAGGTATTTTCAGAACAGAAATAAAATTCGCACCAAAAATGGCTGGAAATGGATAGGTATTTCACTTATAAAGGAGGCAAGGGATAATTTACTGATAAAAGATGTAAAGATTTTTAAGGAAGATATTGAGTGGAGGTCAGATAACCTTAAGACAGTTCATCAGAGTTATTCTAAAGCTAAATATTTTGATTTTTTTTGGCCTGAATTTCAGAAAATTTACTCTTCAGATTATGATCATCTAATTGATTTAAATATTGCTTTCATAAAGCTTATCTTAAAGAAACTGGGGATAGTAAGGGAAGTTATACTTGCTTCTCAATTGAATGTAGATGGAGAAAAAGGGGATTTGATATTTAATATCACTAAAACATTGAACGCCAAAACTTATGTTTCAGGAATTTCCGGTAAGGATTATCTCGATATGAAAAAGTTCAGTGAAAATGGAATAAAAGTTATAATTCAGGAGTTTCACCATCCAGTTTATTCTCAGTTACTTACTCCTTTTTTACCATGCATGTCGGTGATTGATCTTTTATTTAATTATGGTCCTGGGAGTCTGGATATTATCAATGGCATCGGTGTCCCAATTTTGGAGGAAGTTTTTTTATAA
- a CDS encoding methyltransferase domain-containing protein → MDIIWDAVTAYHVQGWVKKSDVLMDLGCGDGYFSALMFGAKIPLTHDRFLNVVASNQKIKTNQSGDIYRNQQQLLKFEKAPWRRVDFGLELKPHHIRVADSLGIYKKIIKGIFEETSLNERSIDKVYSIFAFYWGRNLDRQINEIYRILREDGEFIVTLPSEHLSGMHICKRLADEEKSKKVRLYLENLDGGRKDLTTRHSRSEKGWKDWFEYHNFKVLNMIPVVNKVMFLHQDISQRVFLPILFKMSNSEDFKRLRSIVKKYVCEKLYPDLLSELLKFESDHEVEHAYYLFRVKKIAKNSAAKFNRECQKPD, encoded by the coding sequence ATGGATATTATTTGGGATGCTGTTACTGCTTACCATGTACAAGGATGGGTAAAAAAGAGCGATGTTTTAATGGATTTGGGTTGTGGTGATGGATATTTTAGTGCTTTGATGTTTGGTGCAAAAATACCATTAACCCATGATAGGTTTCTTAACGTGGTTGCTTCTAATCAAAAAATAAAAACCAACCAATCTGGTGATATATACAGAAATCAACAGCAGCTTTTAAAATTTGAAAAGGCACCATGGAGAAGAGTAGATTTCGGTTTGGAACTAAAACCCCATCATATAAGAGTTGCCGATTCGCTAGGTATTTATAAAAAAATTATCAAAGGGATTTTTGAAGAAACAAGTTTGAATGAGAGAAGCATAGATAAAGTATATTCTATCTTTGCTTTTTATTGGGGCAGAAATCTGGATAGGCAAATTAACGAAATATATCGTATCTTGAGAGAAGATGGTGAATTTATAGTTACCTTGCCTAGCGAGCATCTTTCTGGTATGCATATATGTAAAAGGTTGGCAGATGAAGAGAAGAGTAAAAAAGTAAGGTTATATCTTGAAAATCTTGATGGGGGCAGGAAGGATTTAACGACCCGTCACTCTAGAAGTGAAAAAGGATGGAAGGATTGGTTTGAGTATCATAACTTTAAAGTTTTAAATATGATACCAGTCGTTAATAAGGTTATGTTTTTACATCAAGATATTTCACAGAGAGTATTCTTGCCGATTTTGTTTAAAATGTCCAATTCGGAAGATTTTAAGAGATTACGTTCTATAGTCAAAAAATATGTTTGTGAAAAGCTATATCCGGATCTGTTAAGCGAGCTGTTAAAATTTGAGTCGGATCATGAGGTGGAACACGCGTATTATCTTTTTAGAGTTAAAAAGATAGCAAAAAATAGCGCTGCTAAATTTAACAGAGAATGTCAAAAGCCAGATTAA
- a CDS encoding glycosyltransferase, producing MGDLISSLDLGRELRKLNKNIFFLVNKDKIASNFIRNNGFPVKEIDSLSDLGLFLKEKFFDISILNQLNTESREVILFKKHSRRLVTIEDVGKSSLLADLRFNILYPQPKAITELSFLPLSKVFQEKHTLLKQIKKKAKNILVLQGGSDTYGFTPKIIKSLNSVDPQIKINVVLGPYFSHFKELDIVLRNSSREFDIISNCSDLSFLMTEADIAISAAGNTLFELACLGVPTMVVCAEKFEEITAKILEEKGFCINLGYGSDIKEKDIFATLDRLTANYKLRFSMSKRGKELIDGAGIKRIVNRIEKLIDSIDNNEKRGKQNA from the coding sequence ATGGGGGATCTTATTTCTTCTCTTGATTTGGGGAGAGAATTAAGAAAGCTGAACAAAAACATATTTTTCTTGGTAAATAAAGATAAGATAGCCTCAAATTTTATTCGGAATAATGGTTTTCCGGTAAAAGAAATCGATAGTTTGAGCGATCTTGGGTTATTTTTAAAGGAAAAGTTTTTCGATATTTCTATTTTGAACCAGCTTAATACAGAGAGCAGAGAAGTAATTCTGTTTAAGAAGCATTCAAGGAGATTGGTAACGATTGAAGATGTTGGAAAATCTAGCCTATTAGCTGATCTGAGGTTCAATATTCTTTATCCTCAGCCTAAGGCCATAACAGAATTGAGTTTCTTGCCTTTATCTAAAGTTTTTCAAGAAAAACATACTTTACTTAAACAGATAAAGAAAAAAGCTAAGAACATCCTTGTTTTGCAGGGGGGCAGTGATACCTATGGTTTTACACCTAAAATTATTAAATCACTAAATTCGGTTGATCCGCAAATAAAAATTAATGTTGTACTTGGACCATATTTTTCTCATTTTAAAGAATTAGATATCGTTCTACGTAATTCTTCTAGGGAGTTCGATATTATTTCTAATTGCAGTGATTTATCTTTTCTTATGACGGAAGCTGACATTGCTATTAGTGCTGCAGGCAATACTCTTTTTGAATTAGCCTGTCTTGGCGTGCCGACTATGGTAGTTTGTGCAGAAAAATTTGAGGAGATTACGGCAAAGATATTAGAAGAGAAAGGTTTTTGTATTAATTTAGGCTATGGTTCTGATATAAAGGAAAAAGATATTTTTGCCACTTTGGATAGATTAACAGCTAATTATAAGTTACGTTTTTCCATGAGCAAGAGAGGGAAGGAATTGATAGATGGAGCAGGTATCAAGCGTATTGTAAATCGTATTGAAAAATTGATTGATAGTATTGACAATAATGAGAAGAGAGGGAAACAAAATGCTTAG
- a CDS encoding N-acetylneuraminate synthase family protein, which translates to MKKATYETLIIAEIGECFNGDFTIAKELMREAKKSGCDIVKFQTLDYENISLSDPEKEWFLKIALNPEKIRKLIAYARKIRIRILFSPENIKTCQWLLDAGLEDVKIASSSITDVELISFVNKNFRCVFISTGMASLKEVREIVHNLKNVYELYIMHCVSEYPTGPLLKRRGLCALAPEDVHLNMMKILMQIFPHYKIGYSDHTAGIFAPLVAVAAGAEVIEKHITLDRKVPLRNYNTGKEYLGTDHVLSLEPFELKEMVCKIREIEHMLGKWKWERSEGEKLLRGFLRKRFSGV; encoded by the coding sequence ATGAAAAAAGCTACGTATGAGACTTTAATCATCGCGGAGATAGGGGAATGTTTTAATGGTGATTTTACTATAGCCAAGGAATTGATGCGGGAGGCGAAAAAATCCGGCTGTGATATAGTTAAATTTCAGACTCTTGATTATGAAAATATTTCCTTAAGCGACCCGGAAAAAGAATGGTTTTTAAAGATTGCATTAAACCCAGAAAAAATAAGAAAGCTGATTGCTTATGCAAGAAAAATAAGGATTCGCATACTTTTTAGCCCGGAAAATATAAAGACCTGTCAGTGGCTTCTGGACGCAGGCTTAGAAGACGTAAAGATTGCAAGTAGCTCGATAACTGACGTAGAGTTAATTAGTTTTGTAAATAAGAATTTCAGATGCGTCTTTATTTCAACGGGAATGGCTTCTTTGAAAGAAGTAAGAGAAATTGTGCATAATCTGAAGAATGTCTATGAGTTATATATAATGCATTGCGTCTCTGAATATCCAACCGGTCCGCTGCTTAAGAGGAGAGGATTATGTGCGCTTGCTCCGGAGGATGTCCATTTAAATATGATGAAGATTCTAATGCAGATATTCCCTCATTACAAGATAGGATATTCCGATCATACTGCCGGAATATTTGCTCCTTTAGTGGCTGTTGCCGCTGGAGCTGAGGTTATAGAAAAACATATTACCTTAGATAGAAAAGTTCCACTTCGTAATTATAATACTGGCAAAGAATACCTCGGTACGGATCATGTATTGTCGCTTGAACCATTCGAGCTCAAGGAGATGGTTTGTAAAATTCGCGAAATAGAACACATGCTAGGTAAGTGGAAGTGGGAACGTTCTGAGGGCGAAAAATTGTTAAGAGGATTCTTACGGAAAAGGTTTTCGGGTGTATAA